A genomic region of Sphingobium sp. HWE2-09 contains the following coding sequences:
- a CDS encoding N-6 DNA methylase, whose translation MAGNKRAADIGLAAITIEGSLIAPAEVLRIAHQTPDDKLAIDYGSLKGTDLREKISGHFNLGRASWRGYDQIENPTVQQTAAFARSMLAEVFGFDQLAGPVEHEHGGHRYRIAWEAKGGRIPIVVAAPDKDVDAFGKALPEFGDGSVGSRSKRSPTVLLQDWLNADTNSQWGLVFVGDRLRLMRDNASFTRPAYIEADLGAIFRDEMYADFTALWLLIHASRFGAEDAAPSDCALEHWRDAGEQAGTQVRAHLRDNVEDALRILAQGFLDADEGLRVKLDSGDLSMQDWFNQILRTVYRLIFLAVAEDRNLLHAPETKTDVRGLYADNYGFNHWRDRSARRLAYDHHVDNWETINIVFSALEDGAKPLGLPALGSLFRADQTPDLNTAKISNRAFLEAVFRLAWFVDKSQNHRARINWRDMATEELGSVYESLLELVPFRENAGRTFVFAGGLETKGNARKTSGSYYTPDSLVQTLLDSTLNPVLDRAEHEGGADAILRLKVIDPACGSGHFLLGAARRMANRVAQVRNIDAPDYQAAMRDVVRNCIHGVDRNPMALELAKVALWIETVTPGKPLGFLDANIVCGDSLLGIFDLKAIEEGIPDEAFMQLSGDDKKVAADLRKQNKAEREGQGAFDWSSGGVAVMPPKKMAADVGHLRDLPEDTVAEVEAKRAKFSAWVVDPKRTATQRACDLQVAAFLMPKIDSGDIFGHAPVPTTATVRQVLSGKPVNMELVDVGVSAANGASALHWPLAFPEVMIGRGGFDVVLGNPPWEVMQLSEEEYFASRDPDIAALTGAQRKTAIANLAKSDPALFAAYELDKRASESVNEFARASGRFDLTARGKVNTYALFAEHFLNLTRKGGSAGVIVPTGIATDATTAPFFGHLVKTQTLAGLTDFENSAPLFPGVHRSFKFCLLSVRSDVQAADFAFFLADPSQLEDLRRRFTLSPEQIARINPNTKTAPVFRSQRDAELTAGIYDRVPVLIEEGIEGGNPWGAEFRQGLFNMTSDSGLFRNEHQMVDAGFVREGTNFVKEEVVSSATVGIHVPRQSALALAGGRDSGHLDLSTGGPGQRAMIRFVPLIEAKMFHQFDHRWATYNGPNSRDFTLAEKQEAACEPAPRYWVNEREVTVRLAAKGWTREWLLGWRDICRSTDERTVIATVFPKSAVGHTSPLAFLNTEPRRWAAYAANLACLTLDFVARQKVGGTHLTYGYLNQFPILPPGAYAESDLDFIVPRVLELTYTSYAMRPFARDLGYEGDPFAWDEDRRAQLRAELDAWYALAYGLDRDELRYVLDPKAVMGADYPSETFRVLQKNEIAKYGEYRTQRLVIAAYDLLTRQGTRVRKEGYRQQ comes from the coding sequence ATGGCTGGCAACAAGCGCGCAGCGGACATCGGCCTTGCCGCGATCACTATCGAAGGCAGCCTGATCGCGCCTGCAGAGGTGCTGCGCATCGCGCACCAGACGCCCGACGATAAGCTGGCCATCGACTATGGCAGCCTGAAGGGCACCGATCTTCGCGAGAAGATCTCGGGGCACTTCAACCTCGGCCGTGCAAGCTGGCGCGGATACGACCAGATCGAGAACCCGACCGTCCAGCAGACTGCCGCCTTCGCACGCTCAATGCTTGCGGAGGTGTTCGGCTTCGACCAGCTCGCCGGCCCCGTCGAGCACGAACATGGCGGTCACCGCTACCGCATCGCCTGGGAGGCCAAGGGCGGTCGCATCCCGATTGTCGTCGCCGCGCCCGACAAGGACGTAGACGCATTTGGCAAGGCTCTGCCTGAGTTCGGCGACGGCTCAGTCGGATCACGATCGAAGCGCAGCCCGACCGTGCTGCTGCAGGACTGGCTGAACGCCGACACTAATTCCCAGTGGGGTCTCGTTTTCGTAGGCGACCGCCTGCGCCTGATGCGGGACAATGCCAGCTTCACCCGCCCGGCCTATATCGAAGCGGACCTCGGCGCGATCTTCCGTGACGAGATGTATGCCGACTTCACTGCACTGTGGCTGCTGATCCACGCTTCGCGCTTCGGTGCCGAAGATGCCGCGCCCTCCGACTGCGCCCTTGAGCACTGGAGGGATGCAGGCGAGCAGGCTGGAACCCAGGTCCGCGCCCATTTGCGTGACAACGTGGAAGATGCACTTCGCATTCTGGCGCAGGGATTCCTCGACGCTGACGAAGGTCTGCGCGTCAAGCTGGATAGCGGCGACCTCTCCATGCAGGACTGGTTCAATCAGATCCTGCGCACCGTCTACCGCCTGATCTTCCTCGCCGTCGCCGAGGACCGCAACCTGCTCCATGCGCCTGAGACCAAGACGGATGTGCGCGGCCTCTATGCCGACAACTATGGGTTCAATCACTGGCGCGATCGCTCGGCACGGCGGCTCGCCTATGATCATCATGTCGACAACTGGGAGACGATCAACATCGTTTTCTCGGCGCTGGAGGATGGCGCCAAGCCGCTAGGCCTGCCGGCCCTCGGCAGCCTGTTCCGCGCGGACCAGACGCCCGATCTTAACACCGCGAAGATTTCGAACCGCGCCTTTCTTGAAGCCGTGTTCCGTCTCGCTTGGTTCGTCGACAAGAGCCAGAACCACCGTGCACGGATCAATTGGCGCGACATGGCCACTGAGGAACTGGGCAGCGTCTATGAGAGCCTGCTCGAACTCGTGCCATTCCGCGAGAATGCCGGGCGCACCTTCGTGTTCGCGGGCGGGCTAGAAACCAAGGGCAATGCCCGCAAGACCAGTGGCAGCTATTACACACCGGACTCACTGGTGCAGACCCTGCTCGACAGCACGCTCAATCCGGTCCTCGATCGGGCGGAGCATGAGGGCGGTGCCGACGCGATCCTCAGGCTGAAGGTGATCGATCCGGCCTGTGGATCGGGACACTTCCTGCTAGGTGCCGCGCGCCGCATGGCGAACCGCGTGGCGCAGGTGCGCAATATCGATGCACCGGACTATCAGGCGGCCATGCGCGACGTGGTGCGCAACTGCATCCATGGTGTCGACCGAAATCCCATGGCGCTCGAACTTGCCAAGGTGGCGCTGTGGATTGAGACGGTGACGCCCGGGAAGCCGCTCGGCTTCCTCGACGCCAACATTGTCTGCGGGGACAGCCTTCTGGGCATCTTCGACCTGAAGGCGATCGAGGAAGGCATCCCCGACGAGGCTTTCATGCAGCTGAGCGGTGATGACAAGAAGGTCGCAGCGGACCTGCGCAAGCAAAACAAGGCTGAGCGCGAGGGTCAGGGTGCCTTCGACTGGAGCAGCGGCGGCGTTGCCGTCATGCCACCCAAGAAAATGGCCGCCGACGTTGGCCATCTTCGCGATCTGCCCGAAGACACCGTCGCCGAAGTGGAGGCTAAGCGCGCCAAGTTCTCGGCCTGGGTGGTCGATCCCAAGCGGACGGCGACCCAGCGCGCGTGCGACCTGCAAGTGGCAGCGTTCCTGATGCCGAAGATCGACAGCGGCGACATTTTTGGACACGCGCCGGTGCCAACCACTGCAACCGTGCGCCAAGTTTTGTCTGGGAAACCGGTGAATATGGAACTCGTCGACGTCGGCGTGTCCGCAGCCAATGGCGCGTCCGCTCTACATTGGCCACTTGCATTCCCGGAGGTGATGATCGGTCGCGGCGGTTTTGATGTTGTGCTGGGTAACCCGCCTTGGGAGGTCATGCAGCTTAGCGAGGAGGAGTATTTCGCCAGCCGCGACCCGGACATCGCGGCGCTGACAGGCGCTCAGCGAAAAACTGCGATCGCAAATCTCGCCAAATCCGATCCAGCGCTGTTCGCAGCCTATGAACTCGATAAACGCGCTTCCGAAAGCGTCAACGAGTTCGCACGCGCAAGTGGACGGTTCGATCTCACGGCTCGGGGCAAGGTCAACACATACGCTTTGTTCGCCGAGCACTTCCTCAATCTTACTCGTAAGGGAGGAAGTGCCGGCGTTATCGTTCCTACCGGTATCGCGACCGACGCCACGACTGCGCCATTCTTCGGTCACCTAGTAAAAACGCAAACACTCGCTGGCCTAACTGATTTCGAAAACAGCGCCCCGTTATTTCCGGGAGTGCACCGCAGCTTCAAATTCTGCTTGCTGAGTGTGCGTTCTGACGTGCAGGCAGCCGACTTCGCGTTCTTCCTCGCTGACCCTTCACAGTTGGAAGATTTGCGTCGCCGTTTCACACTTTCCCCCGAACAGATCGCCCGGATCAATCCCAACACCAAGACAGCTCCAGTTTTCCGATCGCAGCGCGATGCCGAACTGACTGCCGGCATTTATGACCGCGTGCCTGTCTTGATCGAAGAAGGTATTGAAGGCGGCAACCCTTGGGGTGCCGAATTCAGGCAAGGCCTTTTCAATATGACTAGCGATAGCGGCCTATTTCGCAATGAACACCAGATGGTCGATGCTGGCTTCGTGCGAGAAGGGACGAATTTCGTAAAGGAAGAGGTCGTCTCTAGCGCCACAGTGGGTATCCACGTGCCACGTCAATCCGCGTTGGCCTTGGCAGGTGGTCGCGATTCCGGTCATCTTGATCTCTCCACGGGAGGGCCAGGCCAGCGCGCCATGATACGCTTCGTTCCACTAATCGAAGCTAAGATGTTTCATCAGTTTGACCACAGATGGGCAACGTATAACGGTCCCAATAGCCGAGATTTCACGCTTGCTGAGAAGCAAGAAGCGGCCTGCGAACCTGCTCCGCGTTATTGGGTAAACGAGCGCGAGGTAACCGTTCGACTTGCTGCCAAAGGATGGACACGTGAATGGTTGTTGGGCTGGCGCGATATCTGTCGTTCGACTGATGAGCGAACAGTGATTGCGACAGTCTTTCCAAAATCAGCGGTTGGCCACACATCGCCTCTAGCCTTTCTCAATACGGAGCCGCGTAGATGGGCGGCTTACGCAGCCAACTTGGCTTGTTTGACGTTAGATTTCGTAGCTCGACAGAAGGTGGGCGGCACTCACCTGACTTACGGATATCTCAATCAGTTCCCTATCTTGCCTCCGGGCGCCTACGCAGAGAGCGACCTGGATTTCATAGTCCCGCGCGTATTGGAGCTTACATACACGAGCTATGCCATGCGCCCGTTCGCGCGCGACCTCGGCTATGAAGGCGATCCCTTTGCGTGGGACGAGGACCGTCGGGCTCAGCTCCGCGCGGAACTCGATGCCTGGTATGCGCTTGCCTACGGCCTCGACCGCGACGAGCTTCGCTACGTGCTTGACCCGAAGGCCGTGATGGGCGCTGACTATCCGAGCGAGACCTTCCGCGTGCTGCAGAAGAACGAGATCGCCAAGTATGGCGAATACCGCACCCAGCGCCTCGTCATTGCCGCCTATGACTTACTCACCCGGCAGGGCACGCGCGTCCGCAAGGAAGGGTATCGTCAGCAGTGA
- a CDS encoding HNH endonuclease yields the protein MSLSTGLRATSIPFAVSSELQGAANGQGYRVAMGESNGWQFWQSASAPGEIALASAGIGGPWFLSVQHSGIARELGAEKAEPCARGHVVAFAFATRDALYEGVRRAYELALSLPTLPLERFKDELAKVGATERDALIRQRVGQDIFRDALMTYWRGACPMTGITDPELLRASHIIRWADCPNDEERLNVHNGLLLSSLWDAAFDTGLITFDEAGQILAARELSRAARAELRIEEARPLILVDATQERMAWHRKNRFRGRV from the coding sequence GTGAGTTTGTCGACGGGCCTTCGTGCGACCAGCATCCCGTTCGCCGTCAGCAGCGAGTTGCAAGGTGCTGCCAACGGCCAAGGCTATCGCGTGGCCATGGGAGAATCTAACGGCTGGCAGTTCTGGCAGTCCGCCAGCGCCCCTGGCGAGATCGCGCTCGCCAGCGCGGGGATCGGAGGGCCATGGTTCCTGTCCGTGCAACACAGCGGCATTGCCAGGGAACTGGGAGCGGAAAAGGCGGAGCCCTGCGCACGCGGTCATGTCGTCGCGTTCGCGTTCGCCACCCGCGATGCTCTCTATGAAGGCGTGCGCCGGGCCTACGAACTGGCCCTGTCACTGCCCACGCTCCCGCTTGAGCGGTTCAAGGACGAGCTAGCAAAGGTCGGCGCTACCGAACGCGACGCGCTGATCCGGCAGCGGGTGGGCCAGGACATCTTCCGCGATGCGCTGATGACATACTGGCGTGGGGCGTGTCCCATGACCGGCATCACGGACCCCGAACTGCTGAGGGCATCGCATATCATACGTTGGGCTGACTGCCCGAATGACGAAGAGCGCCTCAACGTCCACAACGGCCTGTTGCTTTCCTCGCTATGGGACGCAGCTTTCGACACCGGCCTTATCACGTTCGACGAAGCCGGCCAGATCCTCGCCGCCCGCGAACTAAGCCGCGCCGCCCGCGCCGAACTCCGCATTGAGGAGGCACGGCCACTGATTCTTGTCGACGCCACGCAGGAGCGCATGGCGTGGCACAGGAAGAACCGTTTCCGAGGAAGGGTCTGA
- the tcmP gene encoding three-Cys-motif partner protein TcmP, with translation MIEVEVPAHYAGREQAFVKHHFLRNYLERLVHKIASVYDEVVYIDGYSGPWKSGGEAYGDTSFGIALQSMTAARQSWLNIPQRRRNVRMTAHLVEKQAQPFAELQTIGTLFPEVTVHPHRGDFLTLAPNIATRIPNRAFSFSLIDPKGFKLDLEALRPLLARQQSEVVFNFMYDFANRFTSLDSLADTYDRLLPGIDWRTRLAVADAAGPTERKAAFLACFKEAVKSVGGYKYVADVDIRYPGTNRTYYFLVYGTREPPGIEVFRDCQIKALEAQSTISGQRSFQKRETAGQSSLFDSTWESAPVSHRQFLDDQRAAARSSLLDIAAAEAGIQWGKVWPRLLADYAIRKTDAGAMAAELRKSGAIAFKGWEPNKRIPADGYELRKA, from the coding sequence ATGATCGAGGTCGAAGTCCCGGCGCATTATGCGGGCCGCGAGCAGGCCTTCGTCAAACACCATTTCCTGCGCAACTATCTCGAGCGCCTCGTTCACAAGATCGCCAGCGTTTATGACGAGGTCGTTTACATCGACGGCTATTCAGGCCCCTGGAAAAGTGGCGGTGAGGCCTATGGGGACACGTCGTTCGGGATCGCCCTGCAGAGCATGACCGCTGCTCGCCAGTCGTGGCTGAATATTCCCCAGCGGCGACGCAACGTCAGAATGACAGCCCATCTGGTCGAGAAGCAGGCGCAGCCATTCGCGGAGCTCCAAACGATCGGCACCCTGTTTCCTGAGGTCACCGTCCATCCGCATCGGGGAGATTTCCTTACCCTCGCACCGAACATTGCGACGCGTATCCCGAACAGGGCCTTTTCGTTTTCGCTGATCGATCCCAAGGGTTTCAAGCTCGACCTCGAAGCCCTTCGTCCTCTGCTGGCCCGGCAGCAGAGCGAGGTCGTCTTTAATTTCATGTATGACTTCGCCAACAGGTTCACATCGCTCGACAGCCTGGCCGACACCTATGATCGCCTGCTCCCCGGGATCGACTGGCGAACCCGTCTCGCTGTCGCCGACGCTGCCGGCCCGACGGAGCGCAAGGCGGCCTTCCTTGCCTGCTTCAAGGAGGCAGTGAAGTCCGTGGGTGGCTACAAATACGTGGCCGACGTCGACATCCGCTACCCTGGCACGAACCGGACCTACTACTTCCTTGTCTATGGCACGCGTGAGCCGCCGGGCATCGAAGTGTTCCGTGACTGCCAGATCAAGGCGTTGGAAGCCCAATCGACGATTTCGGGACAGCGATCCTTCCAGAAGCGCGAGACGGCTGGGCAGAGTTCCCTTTTCGACAGCACCTGGGAGTCTGCACCAGTGTCCCATCGCCAATTCCTCGACGACCAACGCGCGGCGGCCAGGTCATCGCTGCTCGACATTGCGGCCGCTGAAGCTGGGATCCAATGGGGCAAGGTCTGGCCGCGGCTGCTGGCCGACTATGCGATCCGTAAGACAGATGCAGGGGCGATGGCTGCCGAATTGCGGAAGTCCGGCGCGATCGCATTCAAAGGATGGGAGCCGAACAAGCGCATCCCAGCGGACGGCTATGAGCTCCGAAAAGCGTAG
- a CDS encoding DUF5131 family protein has product MADGSAIEWTDATWNPVTGCTKITAGCDNCYAERFSERWRGIPGHPFEHGFDLTLRPERLGQPLAWKRARMIFVNSMSDLFHKEVPREFIDRVFDTMERAHWHVFQVLTKRSSLMRDYLQRRYRDAEPPAHIWLGVSVEDGRSRARIEHLRQAPAGVRFLSVEPLIGPIGKVDLTGIHWVIAGGESGPGARPMAIEWAREIRDMCAAQGVAFFFKQWGGIRPKTGGRELDGREWNEMPSQVAA; this is encoded by the coding sequence ATGGCGGACGGCAGCGCGATTGAATGGACGGACGCGACGTGGAACCCGGTGACGGGTTGCACGAAGATCACTGCTGGATGCGACAATTGCTACGCAGAGCGCTTCTCGGAGAGATGGCGCGGAATCCCCGGCCATCCGTTCGAACACGGCTTCGATCTGACGCTCCGTCCGGAGCGCTTGGGTCAACCGCTCGCGTGGAAGCGGGCGCGCATGATCTTCGTGAATTCCATGAGCGACCTATTCCACAAGGAGGTGCCGCGCGAATTCATCGACAGGGTGTTCGACACGATGGAGCGCGCCCACTGGCACGTTTTCCAGGTTTTGACGAAGCGCAGTTCGCTGATGCGAGACTATCTGCAGCGCCGTTATCGCGATGCCGAGCCGCCGGCCCACATTTGGCTGGGCGTGTCGGTCGAGGATGGACGATCGCGCGCGCGGATCGAGCACCTGCGGCAGGCTCCTGCCGGTGTCCGCTTCTTGTCGGTGGAGCCGCTGATCGGCCCGATCGGAAAGGTCGATCTCACCGGCATCCATTGGGTCATCGCAGGTGGTGAAAGCGGTCCCGGCGCTCGCCCGATGGCGATCGAATGGGCGCGCGAGATCCGTGACATGTGCGCAGCCCAAGGGGTCGCTTTCTTCTTCAAGCAGTGGGGTGGCATCAGGCCAAAGACCGGCGGGCGCGAGCTCGATGGCCGGGAATGGAATGAGATGCCAAGCCAGGTGGCGGCATGA
- a CDS encoding TniB family NTP-binding protein, with translation MTRNTNANTAAIQTDDTAKVDPGLPKPRLPRRDRPKRTADRRDAGQPRAGASVPVEAMPDPAIDAVSDGQEISPVSLADASPVSSVQEDITDTSGIETPVDDMTADGIVTAPGEEDGFNGTDLVVSKEQPAEEMKLSPQMKDAFLRFRNSKAGRRSPFVARAMTKLMRIRLPYPRQIQGMNELEELRLLGMEMRGEQQLAINIFERTGTGKSTLAEQFKLMCNIDAPAGTMPVCHARMGTSGTARDLMVAIMGEVQDGFATAGNENSLRRRAMRALDEAGVQLLIIDETQHSGQKTGFSKEVTAELKIMLDTGRVPIVLLGTEKAVPMIAADRELSGRMFAPCRLAPLDMDSDDDFEIWTGLLKGLDARLVSDGILAQPVGLDNEDIADALGEATEGIIGQLMRVMLTAVRNVAREERDVMTVDDVIKAVDSWSIELKFAKTNALKDL, from the coding sequence TTGACCCGTAATACCAATGCAAACACCGCCGCCATCCAGACTGACGACACCGCCAAGGTCGACCCCGGTCTGCCCAAGCCCCGCCTGCCTCGTCGCGACCGGCCGAAGCGCACCGCTGACCGCCGCGACGCCGGCCAGCCGCGCGCCGGCGCGTCCGTGCCGGTCGAGGCCATGCCGGATCCGGCGATCGACGCCGTCTCCGACGGTCAGGAAATCTCGCCTGTCTCGCTGGCGGATGCTTCGCCGGTATCCTCCGTTCAGGAAGATATCACCGATACCTCGGGCATCGAAACGCCCGTTGACGACATGACTGCCGACGGCATCGTGACTGCGCCCGGTGAGGAAGATGGCTTCAATGGCACCGACTTGGTGGTCTCCAAGGAGCAGCCCGCAGAGGAGATGAAGCTGTCGCCGCAAATGAAGGACGCGTTCCTTCGCTTCCGCAACAGCAAGGCCGGCCGCCGCTCACCATTCGTCGCCCGCGCCATGACGAAGCTCATGCGGATCCGGCTGCCCTATCCCCGCCAGATCCAGGGGATGAACGAACTGGAGGAGCTGCGGCTGCTGGGCATGGAGATGCGCGGCGAGCAGCAGCTCGCCATCAACATCTTCGAGCGCACCGGAACCGGCAAGTCGACGCTCGCTGAGCAGTTCAAGCTCATGTGCAACATCGATGCGCCCGCGGGAACCATGCCGGTCTGCCACGCCCGCATGGGGACCAGCGGCACGGCGCGCGATCTGATGGTCGCCATCATGGGCGAGGTCCAGGACGGCTTTGCCACTGCGGGTAACGAGAACTCGCTCCGCCGCCGCGCTATGCGGGCTTTGGACGAGGCAGGTGTCCAGCTGCTCATCATCGACGAGACGCAGCACAGCGGTCAGAAGACGGGCTTTAGCAAGGAGGTCACAGCCGAGCTGAAGATCATGCTCGATACTGGCCGGGTGCCAATCGTGCTGCTCGGCACCGAGAAGGCCGTCCCGATGATCGCCGCCGACCGCGAACTCTCCGGCCGCATGTTCGCCCCGTGCCGTCTTGCACCCCTGGACATGGACAGCGACGATGACTTCGAAATCTGGACCGGTCTGCTGAAGGGGCTCGATGCCCGTCTCGTATCCGACGGCATCCTCGCGCAGCCCGTGGGCCTCGACAACGAGGATATCGCGGACGCCCTCGGCGAGGCGACGGAGGGCATCATCGGCCAGCTCATGCGTGTCATGCTGACGGCCGTGCGCAACGTCGCACGTGAGGAGCGCGACGTGATGACCGTCGACGACGTCATCAAAGCGGTCGACTCCTGGTCGATCGAGCTCAAGTTCGCCAAGACGAACGCTCTGAAGGACCTGTAA
- a CDS encoding glutathione S-transferase family protein yields the protein MMKLFIGNKAYSSWSLRGWLACKLSALPFEEVVVPLYDEAWEKRREGDEFAPSSGKVPILWDGDDIVVWDSLAIVEYLNEKSGGTLFWPADPAARAMARSMAAEMHSSFAALRREHSMNIRQIYPAVPPSDAVAQDIARLMQLWAQARARHGGDGEFLFGAFGAADVMFAPVVTRLITYQLPVARFAEAYMHAIISHPWMQEWIGGAQAEDWVIDRFEIPAQTA from the coding sequence ATGATGAAGCTGTTCATTGGCAACAAAGCCTATTCGAGCTGGTCCCTGCGCGGCTGGCTGGCGTGCAAATTATCCGCTCTCCCGTTCGAGGAGGTGGTCGTCCCCCTTTATGACGAAGCCTGGGAAAAGCGGCGCGAGGGCGACGAATTTGCGCCTTCTTCCGGCAAGGTGCCGATCCTGTGGGACGGCGACGACATCGTCGTGTGGGACAGCCTGGCCATCGTCGAATATCTCAACGAGAAAAGCGGCGGCACCCTGTTCTGGCCCGCCGATCCCGCCGCCCGCGCCATGGCCCGGTCGATGGCGGCGGAAATGCATTCCAGCTTCGCCGCGTTGCGCCGCGAGCACAGCATGAACATCCGGCAAATCTATCCCGCCGTGCCGCCTTCGGACGCGGTGGCGCAGGACATAGCCCGCCTCATGCAGCTATGGGCGCAGGCCCGCGCCCGTCATGGCGGCGACGGCGAGTTTCTGTTCGGGGCATTCGGCGCGGCGGACGTAATGTTCGCGCCCGTCGTCACGCGCCTCATCACCTATCAACTGCCCGTCGCCCGCTTTGCGGAGGCCTATATGCACGCGATCATCTCGCATCCCTGGATGCAGGAATGGATCGGCGGCGCACAGGCCGAAGATTGGGTGATCGACCGGTTCGAAATTCCGGCGCAAACCGCCTGA
- a CDS encoding sulfite exporter TauE/SafE family protein: MSVMGSIDLAHATAGLLVGALVGLTGVGGGSLMTPLLVLFFGVSAKTAVGTDLLFAAITKIAGSVVHGQRETIEWPIVRRMAMGSVPAAIATLMLLGWIGEIGQSAENIILTALASLLALTAVAILGRKWLFRHRGDLDAIRPPGTTTAATVILGALIGGAVSLSSVGAGAIGVTVLLFLYPRLQVARIVGSDIAHAVPLALIAGMGHWLMGDVNGVLLGNLLIGSIPGVIAGSYLSSHAPDRVLQPLLAAVLALSSWQLFVKARAADTVHVAASTQTHAQH, from the coding sequence ATGAGCGTGATGGGATCGATAGACCTGGCGCATGCGACCGCGGGCCTGCTGGTGGGCGCGCTTGTCGGCCTGACCGGCGTCGGCGGCGGATCGCTGATGACGCCATTGCTGGTGCTGTTCTTCGGCGTCAGCGCCAAGACGGCGGTCGGCACCGACCTGCTTTTCGCGGCCATCACCAAGATCGCAGGGTCAGTGGTCCATGGTCAGCGCGAGACGATCGAATGGCCGATCGTCCGCCGCATGGCGATGGGCAGCGTGCCCGCCGCCATCGCGACGCTGATGCTGCTGGGCTGGATCGGCGAGATCGGCCAGTCCGCCGAAAATATCATCCTCACCGCGCTCGCCAGCTTGCTGGCGCTGACGGCCGTCGCGATATTGGGTCGCAAATGGCTGTTCCGTCATCGCGGCGATCTCGACGCCATCCGCCCGCCGGGCACCACCACCGCCGCCACGGTGATATTGGGCGCGCTGATCGGGGGCGCTGTGTCGCTCTCTTCGGTGGGCGCAGGCGCGATCGGCGTTACGGTGCTGCTGTTCCTTTACCCACGCTTGCAAGTGGCCCGCATCGTCGGGTCCGACATCGCCCATGCCGTGCCGCTGGCGCTGATCGCCGGGATGGGCCATTGGCTGATGGGCGACGTCAACGGCGTGCTGCTCGGCAATTTGCTGATCGGATCGATCCCCGGCGTCATCGCCGGCAGCTACCTGTCATCCCACGCGCCCGACCGCGTGCTGCAACCCCTGCTCGCCGCCGTACTGGCGCTGTCGTCCTGGCAGTTGTTCGTGAAGGCGCGGGCCGCCGATACGGTGCATGTGGCGGCATCCACGCAGACGCACGCACAGCATTGA
- the ndk gene encoding nucleoside-diphosphate kinase: MAVTRTFSIIKPDATRRNLTGAVTKLLEEAGLRVVASKRIRMSREQAEGFYGVHKERPFFADLVAFMISGPVVVQVLEGENAVQRNRDIMGATNPANADAGTIRKELAELIEANSVHGSDSEENAAIEIAYFFKPEEIVG; encoded by the coding sequence ATGGCCGTAACGCGCACTTTTTCGATCATCAAGCCCGACGCTACCCGTCGCAACCTGACCGGTGCGGTCACCAAGCTGCTGGAAGAAGCAGGCCTGCGCGTCGTCGCGTCCAAGCGCATCCGCATGAGCCGCGAACAGGCCGAAGGCTTTTATGGCGTACACAAGGAACGCCCCTTCTTCGCCGATCTGGTCGCCTTCATGATCTCCGGCCCGGTCGTCGTCCAAGTTCTGGAAGGCGAAAACGCCGTGCAGCGTAACCGCGACATCATGGGCGCCACCAACCCGGCCAATGCCGACGCGGGCACGATCCGCAAGGAACTGGCCGAATTGATCGAAGCCAATTCGGTCCATGGGTCGGACAGCGAAGAAAATGCCGCGATCGAAATCGCCTATTTCTTCAAGCCGGAAGAAATCGTCGGCTAA
- a CDS encoding DNA polymerase III subunit chi, translating into MQVDFYQLSRDPVDQVLPAIAARILAMGARLLVVAQEPDRLERISAGLWAGPPDSFLAHGSAGAGAEAQQPILLSGTCDAANGARHIALADGVWRDEALDFERVFHFFDDDTIEAARASWRALAKREGIAARYFRQDGRKWVQMA; encoded by the coding sequence ATGCAGGTCGATTTCTACCAGCTCAGCCGCGATCCCGTGGACCAGGTGCTGCCCGCGATCGCGGCGCGCATCCTGGCGATGGGTGCGCGGTTGCTGGTGGTGGCGCAGGAACCTGACCGGCTGGAGCGGATTTCGGCAGGGCTATGGGCCGGGCCGCCCGACAGTTTCCTGGCGCACGGGTCGGCGGGCGCGGGGGCGGAGGCGCAGCAGCCGATCCTGCTGAGTGGCACCTGCGACGCCGCCAATGGCGCGCGCCACATCGCGCTGGCCGATGGCGTCTGGCGCGACGAGGCGCTGGATTTCGAGCGCGTCTTCCACTTTTTCGACGATGATACGATCGAAGCGGCGCGGGCCAGCTGGCGCGCCTTGGCCAAGCGGGAGGGGATAGCGGCGCGCTATTTCCGGCAGGATGGCCGCAAATGGGTGCAGATGGCCTGA